A segment of the Pedobacter faecalis genome:
TAGCTTATTTTTCTATGTTTGATAAATATAGAAATTTGAATAGAACCCAGGATATCAGATGAGGATTACCCTGCTTATTATAGGAAAAACGGAAGAAAAATATCTGATTGAGGGCATTGAAAAGTACCTGAACCGGCTGAAGCATTACGTTAACTTCAATGTGCGTATGATACCGGAAATTAAAAATACAAAGAGCCTGAACGAATCACAGCAAAAAAGTAAGGAGGCTGAATTACTGCTTAAACAGATCGGCACCTCCGATACGGTAGTCCTTCTGGATGAGCGTGGGAAAAAGTATACGTCGGTCCAATTTTCAAATTATTTGA
Coding sequences within it:
- the rlmH gene encoding 23S rRNA (pseudouridine(1915)-N(3))-methyltransferase RlmH is translated as MRITLLIIGKTEEKYLIEGIEKYLNRLKHYVNFNVRMIPEIKNTKSLNESQQKSKEAELLLKQIGTSDTVVLLDERGKKYTSVQFSNYLNKQLIGSVQHLIFVIGGPYGFDEALYRRANSSLSLSDMTFSHQMVRLFFVEQLYRAFTILKGEPYHHQ